The Marivivens sp. LCG002 genome contains a region encoding:
- a CDS encoding ABC transporter permease — MRAFGIALHAIITRETLRYVGQRERFLAALVRPLVWLLVFAAGFRAALGLSIIPPYQTYITYETYIVPGLCGMILLFNGMQTSLSLVYDREMGSMKVLLTAPLPRGWLLFCKLVASTLISALQAYSFLAIAWLFEIRLDPWGYLAVFPALCLGGLMLGALGLAISSQVKQLENFAGVMNFVIFPMFFLSSALYPLWKMAEAGELLFWICTINPFTHAVELIRFALYLEVNLAALGWTSLSLGVFLALALYGYDPARGITRDGK; from the coding sequence GAGAGCCTTTGGGATCGCCCTGCACGCCATCATCACCCGCGAGACACTCCGCTATGTCGGCCAGCGCGAAAGGTTCCTCGCCGCCTTGGTGCGTCCCTTGGTCTGGCTTCTCGTCTTTGCCGCAGGCTTTCGCGCCGCGCTCGGTCTCTCGATCATCCCACCCTATCAGACCTATATCACCTACGAGACTTATATCGTTCCGGGATTATGCGGAATGATATTGCTTTTCAATGGGATGCAGACCTCTCTTAGTCTTGTTTACGACCGCGAGATGGGATCGATGAAGGTCCTTTTGACCGCGCCGCTCCCACGGGGATGGTTGCTCTTTTGCAAATTGGTTGCGAGCACGCTCATCTCGGCGCTTCAAGCCTATAGCTTCCTCGCGATTGCCTGGCTCTTCGAGATCCGCCTCGACCCTTGGGGGTATCTCGCGGTCTTTCCCGCACTTTGCCTTGGCGGATTGATGCTCGGCGCTTTGGGACTTGCGATCTCGTCACAGGTCAAGCAGCTCGAGAATTTCGCGGGGGTTATGAACTTTGTGATCTTTCCGATGTTCTTTTTGTCCTCTGCGCTCTACCCGCTCTGGAAGATGGCCGAGGCAGGCGAGCTGCTGTTCTGGATTTGCACGATCAACCCCTTTACCCATGCGGTCGAGCTGATCCGCTTTGCGCTTTATCTCGAGGTCAATCTTGCCGCTTTGGGCTGGACGAGCCTGAGCCTTGGGGTGTTTCTCGCGCTTGCACTCTATGGCTATGACCCCGCACGCGGCATCACGAGAGACGGCAAATAG
- a CDS encoding response regulator transcription factor: MTFNTALIVDDHPLFLDALSMTLQTVAGIRKVETAEHLEAALEKIGAGLRPEVVVLDLNLPDVNGLDGLIRLQKVVAPIPIVVVSSMADHRMIASTIRAGASGFVPKHSQREVFRAAFEAIARGERYVPEGVPLDNNASSPATDQDEAISRMSRLTRQQAKILQLICEGKLNKQIAYDLSIAETTVKAHVTAIMRKLGVQSRTQAVLIAKEASFASVLQDSQ; encoded by the coding sequence ATGACTTTCAATACCGCACTGATTGTTGACGATCATCCGCTCTTTCTCGACGCGCTGTCGATGACGCTTCAAACGGTTGCGGGCATCCGAAAAGTCGAAACCGCCGAACATCTCGAAGCGGCGCTCGAAAAGATCGGCGCGGGGCTGAGACCCGAGGTGGTGGTGCTTGACCTGAATTTGCCCGATGTGAACGGGCTTGACGGGTTGATCCGTCTGCAGAAGGTCGTGGCTCCCATTCCGATCGTCGTCGTCAGCTCGATGGCCGATCACCGCATGATCGCATCGACGATCCGCGCAGGCGCATCGGGTTTTGTGCCCAAGCACAGCCAGCGCGAAGTCTTCCGTGCCGCTTTTGAGGCCATCGCCCGCGGCGAGCGCTATGTTCCCGAGGGCGTGCCGCTCGACAATAACGCCAGCAGCCCCGCCACCGATCAGGACGAAGCAATCTCGCGTATGTCGCGGCTGACACGGCAACAGGCAAAAATTCTGCAACTCATCTGCGAAGGCAAGTTGAACAAGCAAATCGCTTATGATCTGTCGATTGCTGAAACGACGGTCAAAGCCCATGTCACCGCGATCATGCGTAAACTGGGCGTTCAAAGCCGCACCCAAGCCGTGCTGATTGCAAAGGAGGCCAGTTTCGCTTCGGTCTTGCAAGACAGCCAGTAA
- a CDS encoding ATP-binding cassette domain-containing protein — MQAIAQGTAPLSAEEQSPLLSLSLESFGFGSAPILGALSFDIAAGESVALRGESGIGKTTLLRLVAGLEVAPKSRLIVNGRMGMVFQEPHLLRWRSVLRNITLTTGVDDRRALTLLDQVGLIGKEALFPDQLSLGQQRRLAIARAFAVEPDLLLLDEPFVSLDAELADQMMGLLESLRAIYRPALLLVTHDDAEAERLTERAITLGGHPASIISDVKRAG, encoded by the coding sequence ATGCAAGCAATCGCCCAAGGGACCGCGCCGCTTTCGGCGGAAGAGCAAAGCCCACTTCTCTCCCTCTCGCTCGAGTCCTTTGGCTTTGGCAGCGCTCCGATCCTCGGGGCGCTGTCTTTTGATATTGCGGCAGGTGAAAGCGTTGCGCTGCGCGGGGAGAGCGGGATCGGCAAAACCACGTTGCTGCGGCTGGTTGCGGGTCTCGAGGTCGCGCCAAAGAGCCGACTGATCGTCAATGGCCGTATGGGGATGGTGTTTCAGGAGCCGCATCTGTTGCGTTGGCGCTCGGTGCTAAGGAACATCACGCTGACGACGGGCGTCGATGACAGGCGCGCTCTGACGCTTCTGGACCAAGTCGGTCTGATCGGGAAAGAGGCGCTTTTCCCCGATCAGCTTTCACTTGGGCAACAGCGCAGGCTTGCCATCGCGCGTGCCTTTGCGGTGGAACCGGATCTTTTGCTCTTGGATGAACCTTTCGTCTCGCTCGATGCGGAGCTTGCCGATCAGATGATGGGGCTTCTTGAAAGTCTGCGCGCGATCTATCGGCCTGCGCTGCTGTTGGTGACCCATGATGATGCCGAAGCCGAGCGGCTGACCGAACGGGCCATCACGCTTGGCGGGCATCCCGCGTCTATCATCTCAGACGTCAAAAGAGCGGGCTGA
- a CDS encoding PQQ-dependent methanol/ethanol family dehydrogenase, producing MKRFILAATVSLMALSTAQAAVTEADVANDQTITSQVVTNGMGRNLQRFSPLEAINKDTVGSLVPAWAFSMGGEKQRGQETQPLVYDGIMYVTGSYSRLYAIDVKTGKEIWQYDARLPEGILPCCDVINRGAAIYGDNIYFGTLDARLVALNLKTGDVVWNKKIADYRAGYSYTAAPLIVNGLIVTGNSGGEFGIVGEVQARNAETGDLVWTRPVIEGHMGTLNGEESTMTGTLNATWPGDMWKTGGGATWLGGSYDADTDTLVFGTGNPAPWNSHLRNAGAPTEGNVGDNLYAASRLGIDPATGEIKWHFQTTPREGWDFDGVNEVVAYTDREGNDRFATADRNGFFYVLNRADGKFVSAVPFVKDISWASGIDENGRPIYNEDNRPGDPSAATDGDKGEMVFAIPSFLGGKNWMPMAYSQRTGNFYVPSNEWGMDIWNEPVTYREGAAYLGSGFTIKPLFEDYIGSLKAIDPDSGEIKWEYKNDAPLWAGVMTTAGGLVFTGTPEGEFIALDDETGEKLWSFQTGSGIVGQPITWEMDGEQYVSVASGWGGAVPLWGGEVANRVNYLNQGGMIWTFKLAK from the coding sequence ATGAAGCGCTTCATTCTGGCTGCAACCGTCAGCCTTATGGCTCTGTCTACCGCACAAGCTGCGGTGACAGAAGCCGACGTCGCAAACGACCAGACAATTACCTCGCAGGTCGTCACCAACGGTATGGGGCGCAATCTGCAGCGCTTCTCTCCGCTTGAGGCTATCAACAAAGACACCGTCGGCAGCCTTGTTCCCGCTTGGGCCTTTTCCATGGGCGGCGAAAAACAGCGCGGTCAGGAAACCCAGCCGCTTGTCTATGACGGCATCATGTATGTGACGGGCTCCTACTCGCGTCTTTATGCGATCGACGTCAAAACAGGCAAAGAGATCTGGCAATACGACGCGCGTCTGCCCGAAGGCATCCTGCCCTGCTGTGACGTGATCAACCGCGGTGCCGCGATCTATGGCGACAACATCTACTTCGGCACGCTCGATGCGCGTCTGGTGGCCCTCAACCTCAAGACGGGCGACGTGGTCTGGAACAAGAAGATCGCCGATTATCGTGCTGGTTATTCCTATACTGCTGCGCCCCTGATCGTGAACGGTCTGATCGTCACGGGTAACTCGGGCGGTGAATTCGGCATCGTCGGCGAGGTTCAGGCCCGCAACGCGGAAACGGGCGATCTCGTTTGGACCCGCCCCGTGATCGAAGGCCATATGGGCACGCTCAACGGCGAAGAATCGACCATGACGGGCACGCTCAATGCGACCTGGCCGGGCGATATGTGGAAAACAGGCGGCGGCGCGACGTGGCTTGGCGGCTCTTATGACGCCGACACCGACACGCTGGTCTTCGGCACGGGCAACCCTGCCCCGTGGAACTCGCACTTGCGCAACGCAGGCGCGCCGACTGAAGGAAACGTGGGTGACAACCTCTACGCCGCTTCGCGTCTGGGCATCGACCCCGCAACAGGCGAAATCAAGTGGCACTTCCAGACCACCCCGCGCGAAGGCTGGGACTTTGACGGTGTGAACGAAGTGGTGGCCTATACCGACCGCGAGGGCAACGACCGCTTTGCAACCGCCGACCGCAACGGGTTCTTCTATGTTCTGAACCGCGCCGACGGCAAGTTCGTCTCGGCTGTGCCTTTCGTCAAAGACATCTCTTGGGCTTCGGGCATCGATGAAAACGGCCGCCCGATCTATAACGAGGACAACCGTCCGGGCGATCCTTCGGCCGCGACCGACGGCGATAAGGGCGAGATGGTCTTTGCGATCCCGTCGTTCCTTGGCGGCAAGAACTGGATGCCGATGGCCTATTCGCAGCGCACAGGCAACTTCTATGTGCCGTCGAACGAATGGGGCATGGACATCTGGAACGAGCCTGTGACCTATCGCGAGGGCGCGGCCTATCTCGGTTCCGGCTTTACCATCAAGCCGCTCTTCGAGGACTATATCGGTTCGCTCAAGGCCATTGACCCGGATTCGGGTGAAATCAAGTGGGAATACAAGAACGACGCCCCGCTCTGGGCAGGCGTTATGACCACTGCAGGCGGCCTTGTCTTTACCGGTACCCCCGAAGGTGAATTCATCGCGCTCGACGACGAAACCGGTGAAAAGCTTTGGTCCTTCCAGACCGGCTCGGGCATCGTCGGCCAGCCGATCACTTGGGAAATGGACGGCGAACAGTATGTCTCGGTCGCATCGGGCTGGGGCGGCGCTGTTCCGCTCTGGGGCGGCGAAGTCGCAAACCGCGTCAACTACCTCAATCAGGGCGGTATGATCTGGACATTCAAACTGGCCAAGTAA
- a CDS encoding sel1 repeat family protein gives MRYLIFALALAATPLAAEEEDPSQFGDLNREELTLNRVIENIRRGEVSMTSCAAGYFMTKKGDHSDARLTFETCANAGNTAAMAWMGYLDDNGLGNGTGIDPQGAAEWNKRAAELGDPVGMFNHGIDLMRGWGVAEDSEAGRRFIDRAADEGVAIAERLRGADYDLNEITPDADNWKFSPLF, from the coding sequence ATGCGATATCTCATTTTTGCCTTGGCTCTTGCGGCCACGCCTTTGGCGGCCGAAGAAGAGGACCCAAGCCAATTCGGGGATCTGAACCGAGAAGAGCTGACCCTCAACCGCGTGATCGAAAATATCAGGCGGGGAGAGGTGTCGATGACCTCCTGCGCCGCGGGGTATTTCATGACCAAAAAGGGCGATCACAGCGATGCCCGCCTCACCTTTGAAACCTGTGCCAATGCGGGCAACACGGCCGCGATGGCATGGATGGGCTATCTTGATGATAACGGTCTTGGCAACGGGACGGGGATCGACCCCCAAGGCGCAGCCGAATGGAACAAACGCGCTGCCGAACTCGGCGATCCTGTCGGAATGTTCAATCACGGGATCGATCTGATGCGCGGCTGGGGCGTGGCAGAAGATAGCGAAGCAGGCCGACGCTTTATCGACCGCGCCGCCGATGAAGGTGTCGCCATTGCCGAGCGTCTTCGCGGGGCGGACTATGATCTCAACGAGATCACGCCCGATGCGGACAACTGGAAATTCAGCCCGCTCTTTTGA
- a CDS encoding ABC transporter substrate-binding protein — translation MTYFRTLLAGAATLALTAGIALAETPVIKAAVLQSGTVNWELDTILNQDFDGAHGFELEVMGVAGGDAAQIALLAGEVDTIVSDWLWVARQRANGEDFVFIPYSKAVGGVLVAGDSTATSLADLRGGKIGIAGGPLDKSWLILRAYAQNQSGFDLKEETEQVFGAPPLIAETALAGDVDGAINFWHFAAKMKAAGMRELVSVDEAARALGLDPETPLLGYVVRGSMVAEHPELVAALADASRDAKALLASDPAAWEPLRERMRAGNDAEFEELKAGFIAGIPAQGAVDVAAAAKMMAVMIDLGGDELVGDMDALPDGVFWTGQ, via the coding sequence ATGACTTATTTTCGGACGCTGCTTGCAGGGGCCGCAACGCTTGCGCTTACCGCGGGGATCGCTCTTGCCGAGACCCCTGTCATCAAAGCGGCTGTCTTGCAGTCGGGGACGGTGAACTGGGAACTCGACACGATCCTGAACCAAGACTTCGACGGCGCTCACGGCTTCGAACTCGAGGTCATGGGCGTGGCAGGTGGAGATGCGGCCCAGATCGCGCTTCTGGCGGGCGAAGTCGATACGATCGTATCGGATTGGCTCTGGGTGGCACGCCAGCGCGCGAACGGCGAAGACTTTGTTTTTATCCCGTATTCCAAAGCCGTAGGCGGCGTTCTTGTCGCAGGCGACAGCACGGCCACATCGCTTGCGGACCTTCGGGGCGGCAAAATCGGTATCGCGGGCGGTCCGCTCGACAAGAGCTGGCTTATCCTGCGGGCCTATGCGCAGAACCAGTCGGGGTTCGACCTCAAGGAAGAGACCGAGCAGGTCTTTGGTGCGCCGCCGCTCATCGCTGAAACCGCGCTTGCGGGCGATGTCGACGGGGCGATCAACTTCTGGCATTTCGCTGCAAAAATGAAGGCAGCAGGTATGCGCGAGCTGGTCTCGGTGGACGAGGCTGCCCGCGCGCTGGGCCTTGATCCCGAAACGCCGCTTCTGGGTTATGTCGTCCGCGGCTCCATGGTTGCAGAGCACCCCGAGCTTGTCGCCGCACTCGCTGACGCGTCGCGGGATGCCAAGGCGCTTCTTGCCTCCGATCCCGCCGCATGGGAGCCACTGCGCGAACGTATGCGGGCAGGAAATGACGCCGAGTTCGAAGAGCTCAAAGCAGGCTTTATCGCAGGTATTCCCGCCCAAGGCGCGGTAGATGTCGCGGCGGCTGCCAAAATGATGGCGGTGATGATAGACTTGGGCGGTGACGAACTCGTCGGGGATATGGACGCATTGCCTGACGGAGTGTTTTGGACAGGACAATAA